The Candidatus Limnocylindrales bacterium genome includes the window GCGAGCCTGCCGCTCTACTCAATGTCCTGGAAGATCCCCAAGAAACCTCCCGTTGGTCACTTCAGACGCTGGAACCGGGTTCCGGCTACGTGGCAGCTCTTGCCGTAGAAGGACAGGATTGGCGGCTTAAATGTTGGCAGGTACAGGGGTAGAGGGAAAGGCTTCCAGAACCCATCCTATTTCCCTACCCTTTTAACCTCTCTTATTTATTACTCTACACTTATTACTCTACACTCCGGACAGGACTATCTAAATACTCCCGACACCAGAGTTCAAAAATCAAAAGGGCCCAGAGGTGTTGGCTGTAATCTTTAAGGCCTTTTTGGTGTTCCTCGATAAGCAATCGGATATAATCCACGTTGAAAAGGCCGCGTTCCCGTAAGCGCTCTCCTAACAAGATATCTTCAAGTAAAGGTTTGAGATCTGTTCGAAACCACTCCAGGAGAGGTACTCCAAATCCATGTTTTCTTCTATGAATAATTTGAGAGGGAAGGATGCCGTGCAAGGCATGTTTGAAGATGTATTTGGTCGTAAGACCTTTCACTTTAAGATCTGAAGGGATCTGAGCCGCAAATTCTACCAGTTCATGGTCCAGAAAAGGAACCCGTCCTTCCAGTGAAACTGCCATGGTCATTCGATCCTCCTTGACCAAAAGATCATCCGGAAGGAGCGTATGAAAATCGGCATATAGAGCTTTATCCAGATCCGACAGGCTGGAGGCCTTTCGATAATATTGAGTAATAATTTCGTCTGAAGGACGTAATCCTTTAAAATGGGGAGAGGAAGGATTATAGAGGGCTTGCTTCATATCCTCGGTGAAGAAGGAAATGGTGGTGATATGTCGCAAATTAGGGGGTAAGTTACGGCATTCCAGAAATCTTTTAAAAAACAGAAAATATTCCCCAAGACTGGAAGTTCGAGAAACGGGCAGATGCTTTGAAATTTTCTCAAAGTAGTGTTGAAGCATGATGGGAATTCGGCTGTAGTATCGAATCAAATTATCGATTAAATAACGTCGGTAGCCTCCGAAAATTTCATCGCCTCCCGTTCCTGAAAGGGCTACAATTACCTGTTCTCGAGCTAATCTGGCCAGATAATAGGTGGGAATGGCAGAAGGATCCGCAAAGGGTTCATCAAAATGCTTTATAAGCAAAGGAATAATATCAATGGCCCGGGGCTCTACCTCGAATTCGTAGTGTTCTGTGGCAAATCGTTCGGATACTTGTTTGGCATAGCGTCGTTCGTCATAATATCCGGCATTTTTAAATCCAATGGAGAAAGTCTTAATGGGTTGAATTTTACTGGCAAAGGCCACAATAGCACTGGAGTCGATTCCACCGCTCAGGAGGATTCCCACGGGGACATCGCTTACAAGATGGCGTTTAACAGATTTTTGTAAGAGTTCTATCAACCCTTCCGAGTAAAACTTTTCATCCTTTGGACTTACAGGCAGTCTTTTAACCTCTGGGACCCTATCGGATCGATCTTCTTCACTTGGCCCTGAGGTAGGAGGAGTCGATCTATCCACTCGACTCCCAACGGGCAAACTCCAATATCTCTGGAGGAAGATTTCACCGTCTTTGTACTCCAGAACATGACCCGGCTGGAGTTTTTTGATTCCTTTAAATATGGTATCCGGGCCGGGAATGTAGAGATAGCTCAGATAATTGTGCAAAGCCTGAAAGTTAAGTTCTCTTTTAAAGGAAGGATCTTGAAGCAGGGACTTAATCTCAGAAGCAAAACAAAGTTTTTCCCGATCGATACGGTAAAACAGAGGTTTTATACCTATTCGGTCTCGGGCTAAAAAGAAAGCATGTTCCCGACTATCCCACAAGGCAAAAGCAAACATTCCGTAAAGTTCACGGATACACTCTTTGCCCAGGTCTTCATAGAGGTGGACGATGACTTCTGTATCACTGAGGGTTTTAAACTTATGATTGCGTTTTTCTAACTGTTCCCGAAGCTCCTTATAGTTATAAATCTCCCCGTTGAATACGACCCATACCGACCGATTTTCATTGCTGATGGGTTGATGACCTCCCGTTACATCAATGACACTTAATCTCCGGACCCCCAGACCAACCTGACCGGACATGTAATAACCTTCTTCATCAGGTCCACGGTGTTTAAGAACCGAAGTCATCCGGCGTACAAGGTTTTTATCGATTTCTTTTTTTTCATTGAAATTAAGGACACCACATATACCGCACATAATTCACTTATATATTAGACAACTCCTTCCTGGCCTTCTCCGCATAACCATTATTCGGATAATTTTGAATCAATCTCTTTAAATATAACTCTGCTTCTTCTTTCTGACCCAACTTGAGATAATTCATACCCAGGTAGAAGAGGGTTTTATCAATGACCTCGGTATCTGCATATTCTTGTAAAATGACCCGGAGACGATCAATAGAAGCTTTGTAAGCCTGTTCACGCAGGTAAAATTCGGCAATCAAAAACTCGTGCTCGGCCAATCTATTCCGGCATTTATGGATTTTTTCTTGGGCTTTTTGAGCATACTCGCTATTCGGATACTTTGTTTTAACCTTATCGAATTCTTCCAAAGCCCTACGGGTGTTAGTCTGATCTCGATCTGCAGAAAGTATCTGTTTATAGTAACACATACCCAACTTATACTGGGCCTTTGGCACTTCAGGATGGGTTGGATAGAGATTTATAAAACTCTGATAAGCGGCAATGGCTTCTTCATATTGCTTTTGAGCATAGTAGCTTTCGGCGATATAAAATTGGGTTTTACTCAGGTATTTGCTCTTAGGATACTGCTCCTTTAAAGTTTTAAACTCTTCAAGGGCTCGAGCATACTTCTTTTTATTAAATAACGTCTCTCCTTTTTTAAAGAGCATTTCATCGGCTGCCTGGGAGGGGTGATGCTTAGTTGCTTTAGAACATCCTGGACTGGTTATTAAAACAAACCCAATCAACAAAATAACACTTAAAACTTTTTGAGAGTTGAAGATTATTTTATTCATAATTTTGGGTTGTAAGGGACTAGTTGAGGGTATCACCACCTTTCTCCTTTTCTAGCTGGGCATCGACACGGGTAGATCTACCATCACTAACTTGAATATCGATTACAAAATGTTTATAACCCGGTTTAATCACTCGAAGTTTATAGATACCTGGAGGTTTATTCAGAGATATAGGAGTATAGCCTATATCCTCCCCTTCTAGAAAAACTTTAGCCGAAGGAGGATTGGACTCGATTTTAACCTCGCCTATTTCCGGAGTCAGTTCTCTCTGGATTTTCCTGGTAACCAGGTCCTCTACCACAACGGTTTCCGTCAGGGTCCGATATTTACTTTTCTTCAAAGTAAGTTCATAAGGACCCGGTTTCAACTCCTTTTTCAAAGGAGTCTCACCGTAATACACATCGTTGATATGAACTTCAACGCCAGGTGGGTTGGTTACAATATCTAAAATTCCGGTCCTCTCTTTAAGGGTTACGTTAATTTCCAGGACCTCATCGGCTACAAGGACTGCCTCACCCACATGATCCCGAAATCCTTCTTTTTTAAGAACCAACTTGTATTTACCAACCGGTTTATCATGGGTTAAGGGGGTCGTTCCAATAAATTTATCATCGATATAGACTTTGGCTTCTGAAGGCTCTGAGGTAATAACTAATCTTCCCACCTGGGGAATTAAATTTACTTCCACCTCTGACGTAGTATCATCCTGAATAATCACAGGTCTTTGGTCGACATAGTATTGGTCTTTAACAATTTTTAACTCATACTCTCCAGGAGGTTTCTCGATCACTAAAGGAGTTACCTTATCCAGTTTGACCCCGTCGATATATACCGCGGCCTTTGGTGGGGCCGTTTTGATTTCTACTTTTCCTCGCTGCTCTGAAAGTTCTGCATCTAGAAAAGCCGTCTGTTTTTTATTTACCCAAACTTTTCTTGCATAGGTCCGATAACCTTTTAACAGGAGTTTTACATCATACTCCCCTTCTGCTAATTTCTCCATGAAAGGAGTTTTTCCTACATAGGTATTATTCAAGTAAACCGATGCGTTGGAAGGGGAAGAAGTAATTCTTAAAGTGCCTTTCTTATCAAAGTAGCCGTAGAAAACCTGCAGATAGGAAAAAATTCCACCAAAATCAGCAAAACGATTTAGCAGTGCCGTAATACAAACAAGGACAAATCCCACAGAAATAACAGCTAGAAATCGCCTCATAGCGCCATCCTCGACGAGAAATCCTTGCTGTTTACAGGATTACTTTATGTAAAGCCTCTAACCTCAGGAGAACCCTCATACCTCATGGATTTTTGTAGGTAATCTTATCTAGAGCGGCAGCCATATCATCAATTGCTTCACTGAGCTGGATAACTGTGCTGAATACCCCATTTAAATCCAAAGAACCTGTGTGAATATCGGAAAATTTAAGCCTGATGATCGAGAGATGCACTTCCCTGAGTGAAGTTATAAAGTTCGTTAATTTAGATGTGACATATTCTATCCCTTTTTCAATTTCTTGATGGCTTTTAAGCTGTTTAAGCAAAGAATTTCGAGTTCGAATCCACTCTAATTTGATAAATTCGTCGGAACGGGCATTCTGGATCTTCTTCTCTAAATGCTTCAGAACAGCCCGGGTACGTGCCATGTCATGGCAACGTAAATCTTCATGAATCCCGTGAATCTTCTTTACAATACTGAAAATTTTAAGGATTAAATGTTGAACAGCGGGAAAGATTTCTTTAAAAGATTCTGTAAGATAAATCTCCTTATCTTTATCCTTGATCGCTTTTTTAATCTCTCTGTAAAGGGTTACACTTTGGTGGATGAAATCCATATAGGGATCTTCCAGCTCGGACTTGAGTTGACGGTAGTTTTCTTCGATTTCATCATACCCCAAGTCCATATAGCGCAGGAGCCCCGTTTTTAGGGAAGCCCAGGTTTTCTTATCGCTTAACCAGATAGCCAGGCATAAAAAAATCCCTACATAGGTAAACCCCATATTAACCGCCAGGCCCGTCCATATTGAAATGCCTGATACAATGCCAAGCCATATGGGATGAGCAAAGAAACTAAAGATATCTCGTTTCTCTTCCTTTGTAGTTGGAAAGGAAGACGGTGTGCCTTGAGCTTCCAGACGTTCCATGATCTAAAATAATGTAAATATTATTGGGAACATGTCAAGAAAAAACGAAAAGATACGGTCATCTACCTTCCCATGTATCCTTCACAACTTGCAATTGAAAGCGTTTTCACTTGACAATTCCGCCCAAATCCATGATAAAGTCACATTATGATACGGTGGAAGATGAAACTTTTTAAATATTTCCAACTCTGGGTGTATTTAAGCTTCCTGGTAGGTTGTAGCTATGAAACAGCATCTCGTCCCTTATCTCGGGAAGAATCTTATGGCTATCGATTAAAATTCATTCAAGAACCCCCCGCCAGGTTACTCAAATCTTTAGCTCTCCAGAATAAGGGGTATGTGATTGCTATCCAGGATAAAAAGGTATTTATAGACTTAACCGCTCAGGATGGAATTCAACGGGGGATGCCTTTGGGAGTTTACCGGGAAGGAACCGAAACCGAGCTTAAACATCCGGTAACCGGAGAAACTCTGGCCATATTAAGAAAGGAGCTGGGAACTATCCGGGTTTGGGAAGTCTCCGATAAATTTTCAGTTGCCTATCTGGAATCCCTGGTTAAAGGTGAGGAAATCCGTTTGGGAGACCGTGTGTGGCCAATTCAGTATTAAAGAGATTAAAAAATCATGTCCATGATCCAGATGTATAACGTCTATAAGGTCTATGAAGGTGGCGTACGAGCGCTGGAGGATATCACTTTAAGCATTGAAAAAGGTGAGTTTGTTTTTTTAACAGGCCCCAGTGGAGCCGGAAAAACCACGTTATTGAAAATCATATTTCGCGAAGAACTCCCCACATCCGGTAATGTCCTGGTCAATAATTTTAATATCGCCCGACTTCAAAGATCCAGTGTCCCTTATCTGAGAAGAAACATCGGGGTCGTTTTCCAGGATTTTAAGCTTTTAAAAAAGAAAACGGTTTTTGAAAACGTTGCTTTCGCCCTTAAAGTCATAGGCGCGCCCCGACGCGAGATTGACCAGCGGGTTTTACAAATACTTCGCCTCCTGGATTTAAAAGATAAAATGGATATGCTCCCCCATCTTCTCTCCGGAGGCGAACAACAGCGGGTCGCCATCGCAAGAGCTCTGGTTAACCACCCCACCATCGTGTTGGCAGACGAACCCACGGGAAATCTCGATCAGGAACTATCCCTGGAAATTATGAGTCTCTTCGAGGATATTAATGCCCGAGGTACAACGGTGGTGGTGGCCACCCATAACCGCATGATCATCCGGGAAATGAGGAAAAAAGTCTTTTGTCTGGATAAGGGTCGATTGGTCCGTATCGTAGACAATGGGAAAGATCTTTAGAAGTATGGGAGTGTGGGGGAGTATGGAAGTATGGGAGTTCTATCTTCTACACCTACACCCCCACACTTCTACACCCCCACACCCCCATACTTCCATACTCCCATACTTTACCGCTTTCCTTCCAGGACCAGGGTAATTTCTCCTTTGATGGGGGTATTTTCAAATTTCTCGATAAGGGTACTCAGAGGGCCCCGTAAAACCTCTTCGAATTTTTTGGTAAGTTCCCGGGCTACGGCGGCCTTTCGATCTCCCAAAATTTCTTTCAGATCCTTCAAGGTTTCTAGAAAACGATGGGGGGACACATACATAATTAAAGTTCTCGGTTCCTCTCGAAGAGATTCTATCTTTTTAAGCCGCTTACTTCTCTTATGGGGTAAAAATCCGATAAATACAAAACTATCAATGGGAAGACCGGAGACCACAGCAGCACTTACAAAAGCCGTAGGTCCGGGGATACAGACCACCGGAATATTATTTTCTATAGCCTGTTGAAGCAATCGATAGGCAGGATCCGATATGCCCGGGGTTCCGGCTTCGGAAACAAGGGCGATGTTGAGTCCGGATTTTAATTTATTTATTAACTCAATGGCTTTAAATTCTTCATTGGCATCAAAATAACTGGTAATCGGAACATGAATATCATAGAAGGATAGAAGTTTTCGCGTTGTTCGCGTATCCTCAGCAGCAATAAGATCGACTTCCCTGAGAATGCGGAGAGCGCGTAGGGTAATATCTTCTAAGTTGCCAATGGGGGTACTGACA containing:
- the asnB gene encoding asparagine synthase (glutamine-hydrolyzing) produces the protein MCGICGVLNFNEKKEIDKNLVRRMTSVLKHRGPDEEGYYMSGQVGLGVRRLSVIDVTGGHQPISNENRSVWVVFNGEIYNYKELREQLEKRNHKFKTLSDTEVIVHLYEDLGKECIRELYGMFAFALWDSREHAFFLARDRIGIKPLFYRIDREKLCFASEIKSLLQDPSFKRELNFQALHNYLSYLYIPGPDTIFKGIKKLQPGHVLEYKDGEIFLQRYWSLPVGSRVDRSTPPTSGPSEEDRSDRVPEVKRLPVSPKDEKFYSEGLIELLQKSVKRHLVSDVPVGILLSGGIDSSAIVAFASKIQPIKTFSIGFKNAGYYDERRYAKQVSERFATEHYEFEVEPRAIDIIPLLIKHFDEPFADPSAIPTYYLARLAREQVIVALSGTGGDEIFGGYRRYLIDNLIRYYSRIPIMLQHYFEKISKHLPVSRTSSLGEYFLFFKRFLECRNLPPNLRHITTISFFTEDMKQALYNPSSPHFKGLRPSDEIITQYYRKASSLSDLDKALYADFHTLLPDDLLVKEDRMTMAVSLEGRVPFLDHELVEFAAQIPSDLKVKGLTTKYIFKHALHGILPSQIIHRRKHGFGVPLLEWFRTDLKPLLEDILLGERLRERGLFNVDYIRLLIEEHQKGLKDYSQHLWALLIFELWCREYLDSPVRSVE
- a CDS encoding outer membrane protein assembly factor BamD — encoded protein: MNKIIFNSQKVLSVILLIGFVLITSPGCSKATKHHPSQAADEMLFKKGETLFNKKKYARALEEFKTLKEQYPKSKYLSKTQFYIAESYYAQKQYEEAIAAYQSFINLYPTHPEVPKAQYKLGMCYYKQILSADRDQTNTRRALEEFDKVKTKYPNSEYAQKAQEKIHKCRNRLAEHEFLIAEFYLREQAYKASIDRLRVILQEYADTEVIDKTLFYLGMNYLKLGQKEEAELYLKRLIQNYPNNGYAEKARKELSNI
- a CDS encoding PEGA domain-containing protein — protein: MRRFLAVISVGFVLVCITALLNRFADFGGIFSYLQVFYGYFDKKGTLRITSSPSNASVYLNNTYVGKTPFMEKLAEGEYDVKLLLKGYRTYARKVWVNKKQTAFLDAELSEQRGKVEIKTAPPKAAVYIDGVKLDKVTPLVIEKPPGEYELKIVKDQYYVDQRPVIIQDDTTSEVEVNLIPQVGRLVITSEPSEAKVYIDDKFIGTTPLTHDKPVGKYKLVLKKEGFRDHVGEAVLVADEVLEINVTLKERTGILDIVTNPPGVEVHINDVYYGETPLKKELKPGPYELTLKKSKYRTLTETVVVEDLVTRKIQRELTPEIGEVKIESNPPSAKVFLEGEDIGYTPISLNKPPGIYKLRVIKPGYKHFVIDIQVSDGRSTRVDAQLEKEKGGDTLN
- the ftsE gene encoding cell division ATP-binding protein FtsE, whose product is MSMIQMYNVYKVYEGGVRALEDITLSIEKGEFVFLTGPSGAGKTTLLKIIFREELPTSGNVLVNNFNIARLQRSSVPYLRRNIGVVFQDFKLLKKKTVFENVAFALKVIGAPRREIDQRVLQILRLLDLKDKMDMLPHLLSGGEQQRVAIARALVNHPTIVLADEPTGNLDQELSLEIMSLFEDINARGTTVVVATHNRMIIREMRKKVFCLDKGRLVRIVDNGKDL
- the rsmI gene encoding 16S rRNA (cytidine(1402)-2'-O)-methyltransferase yields the protein MSKTGTLYIVSTPIGNLEDITLRALRILREVDLIAAEDTRTTRKLLSFYDIHVPITSYFDANEEFKAIELINKLKSGLNIALVSEAGTPGISDPAYRLLQQAIENNIPVVCIPGPTAFVSAAVVSGLPIDSFVFIGFLPHKRSKRLKKIESLREEPRTLIMYVSPHRFLETLKDLKEILGDRKAAVARELTKKFEEVLRGPLSTLIEKFENTPIKGEITLVLEGKR